A region of Aquarana catesbeiana isolate 2022-GZ linkage group LG08, ASM4218655v1, whole genome shotgun sequence DNA encodes the following proteins:
- the LOC141105031 gene encoding uncharacterized protein yields MEKEEMLGDQQSMKEGSPQYSRDSIQEDHTIPHHHQGERCPLPLYSQDSIQEDHIIPHQDRGEERINIKAEVKEEEEETYVGGDQPCMEEVGMTMKSEQDEMLPPINTNGGDVRNTSERPLLLLLCYSNAITKDPLGGNSNTHHRPSCPETSMDPSDQGESSHQSHTMIVNIHVRSHTADRSTVPSNPEESSSPHKGDHRGQNLFSCSECGKSFTYRSSLVKHQRVHTGERPYSCSKCRKSFTFKGNLVRHHRIHTGARSYSCSECGKSFTHKGVLVRHKRIHTGEHPYSCLECGKSFTYKNPLVEHQRIHTGERFYSCSDCGKSFTYKEALVKHQKIHTGERPYSCSECGKSFTYKRHLVEHQRVHTGERPYSCSECGKSFTFKGVLVRHKRIHTGELPYSCSECRKSFPYKRHLVEHQRIHTGERPSSCSECGKYFRSEEYLVQHQRIHTGERPYLCSECGKSFRLKGDLGKHQRIHTGERPYSCSECGKSFTYKRHLVEHQRIHTGERPYSCSECGKYFRSAEYLVQHQRIHTGERPYLCSECGKSFRLKGDLGKHQRIHTGVCPYSCLECGKSFTRNVGLVVHQRIHTGERPYSCSECGKSFTFKGGLVRHQRIHTGERPYSCSECRNSFTYKKHLVEHQRIHTGERPYLCSECGKYFRSEGNLVQHQRIHTSERPYLCSECGKSFRFKGDLGKHQRIHTGERPYSCSECEKSFTRKEVLARHKRIHTGELPYSCSECRKSFTYKRHLVEHQRIHLGERPYSCSE; encoded by the exons ATGGAAAAAGAAGAGATGcttggagatcagcagtctatgaagGAGGGAAGTCCTCagtattcccgggattccatacAGGAGGATCACACCattcctcaccatcatcag ggtgagagatgtccccttcctctgtattcccaggattccattCAGGAAGATCACATCATCCCTCACCAGGATCGG GGTGAAGAACGGattaatataaaagctgaggttaaagaagaagaagaagagacgtatgtggggGGTGATCAGCCGTGCATGGAAGAGGTTGGGATGACCATGAAGAGTGAACAGGATGAAATGTTGCCACCTATCAACACAA ATGGAGGTGATGTCAGGAATACCTCGGAAAGACCTCTTCTATTATTATTGTGCTATAGTAATGCCATCACAAAAGATCCTCTGGGAGGAAATTCAAATACACATCACcgaccttcctgtccggagacatcaatggatccctctgatcagggggaatcttctcatcaatcacatactatgattgtaaatatccatgtaagatctcacactgcagatcgatcaacagttccttctaatcccgaggaatcttcctcaccccatAAAGGAGATCACCGAGGTCAGAAtctattctcatgttcagagtgcggaaaatctttcacTTATAGATCAAGCCTTGTGAAACACCAAagagttcacacaggtgagcgtccttattcatgttcaaagTGCCGGAAATCTTTCACTTTTAAAGGAAACCTTGTTAGACACCACAGAATTCACACGGGTGCGCgttcctattcatgttcagagtgcgggaaatctttcactcataaaGGAGTCCTTGTTAGACacaagagaattcacacgggtgagcatccttattcatgtttagagtgcggaaAATCATTTACTTATAAAAATCCCCTTGttgaacatcagagaattcacacaggtgagcgtttTTATTCATGTTCAGACTGCGGGAAATCTTTTACTTATAAAGAAGCCCTCGTtaaacatcagaaaattcacacaggtgaacgtccctattcatgttcagagtgcgggaaatcttttacttATAAAAGACACCTTGTTGAACATCAGagagttcacacaggtgagcgtccttattcatgttcagagtgcgggaaatctttcacttttAAAGGAGTCCTTGTTAGACACAAGAGAATTCATACAGGTGAActtccttattcgtgttcagagtgcagGAAATCTTTTCCTTATAAAAGACACCTTGttgaacatcagagaattcacacgggtgagcgtccttcttcatgttcagagtgcgggaaatattttcgTAGTGAAGAATACCTTGttcaacatcagagaattcacacgggtgagcgtccttatttatgttcagagtgcgggaaatcttttcgTCTTAAAGGAGACCTTggtaaacatcagagaattcacacaggtgaacgtccctattcatgttcagagtgcgggaaatcttttacttATAAAAGACACCTTGttgaacatcagagaattcacacgggtgagcgtccttattcatgttcagagtgcgggaaatattttcgTAGTGCAGAATACCTTGttcaacatcagagaattcacacgggtgagcgtccttatttatgttcagagtgcgggaaatcttttcgTCTTAAAGGAGACCTTggtaaacatcagagaattcacacgggtgtgtGCCCctattcatgtttagagtgcgggaaatctttcactaggAACGTAGGCCTTGTtgtacatcagagaattcacacaggtgagcgtccctattcatgttcagagtgcgggaaatctttcacttttAAAGGAGGCCTTGTTAGACATCAGAGAATTCATACAGGagaacgtccttattcatgttcagagtgcaggaacTCTTTTACTTATAAAAAACACCTTGttgaacatcagagaattcacacaggtgagcgtccttatttatgttcagagtgcgggaaatattttcgTAGTGAAGGAAACCTTGttcaacatcagagaattcacacgagtgagcgtccttatttatgttcagagtgcgggaaatcttttcgTTTTAAAGGAGACCTTggtaaacatcagagaattcacacgggtgagcgcccctattcatgttcagagtgcgagaaATCTTTCACTAGGAAAGAAGTCCTTGCTAGACACAAGAGAATTCATACAGGTGAActtccttattcgtgttcagagtgcagGAAATCTTTTACTTATAAAAGACACCTTGttgaacatcagagaattcacttaggcgagcgtccttattcatgttcagagtga